A single region of the Streptomyces sp. NBC_00236 genome encodes:
- the lysA gene encoding diaminopimelate decarboxylase, with translation MSRSAHPAGPRHADVMTEGHYSAPAEDLNVLDEKVWARTVTRDEHGALTVGGIEVARLAEEFGTPAYFLDESDFRARCRAWSDAFGPGADVFYAGKAFLSRAVVRWLQEEGLNLDVCSGGELTTALDAGMPAARIAFHGNNKTVDEIERAVSAGVGRIVLDSFQEIVRVAHIAQRLGRRQPVQIRVTVGVEAHTHEFIATAHEDQKFGIALADGQAAEAVRRALTLDGLELIGIHSHIGSQIFDMAGFEVSARRVVQLLAEVRDEHGIELPEIDLGGGLGIAYTSDDDPREPHEIAKALGDIVTRECEANGLATPRISVEPGRAIVGPTAFTLYEVGTIKPLEGLRTYVSVDGGMSDNIRTALYDAEYSVSLVSRTSDAEPMLVRVVGKHCESGDIVVKDAFLPSDLAPGDLIAVPATGAYCRSMASNYNHALRPPVVAVRDGQARVIVRRETEEDLLRLDVG, from the coding sequence ATGAGCCGATCCGCACACCCCGCCGGGCCCCGTCACGCCGACGTCATGACGGAGGGCCACTACAGCGCCCCCGCCGAGGACCTCAACGTCCTGGACGAGAAGGTCTGGGCCCGCACGGTCACCCGGGACGAGCACGGCGCCCTGACCGTCGGCGGGATCGAAGTCGCCCGGCTGGCCGAGGAGTTCGGCACCCCTGCGTACTTCCTCGACGAGTCCGACTTCCGGGCCCGCTGCCGCGCGTGGTCCGACGCGTTCGGACCCGGCGCCGACGTCTTCTACGCCGGCAAGGCCTTCCTCTCCCGCGCCGTCGTGCGCTGGCTCCAGGAGGAGGGGCTCAACCTCGACGTCTGCTCGGGCGGCGAGCTGACCACCGCGCTGGACGCCGGCATGCCCGCCGCGCGCATCGCCTTCCACGGCAACAACAAGACCGTCGACGAGATCGAGCGGGCCGTCTCGGCCGGTGTCGGCCGGATCGTGCTCGACTCCTTCCAGGAGATCGTCCGCGTCGCCCACATCGCGCAGCGCCTCGGCAGGCGCCAGCCCGTGCAGATCCGCGTGACCGTCGGCGTCGAGGCGCACACCCACGAGTTCATCGCCACCGCGCACGAGGACCAGAAGTTCGGCATCGCGCTGGCCGACGGGCAGGCCGCCGAGGCCGTCCGCAGGGCCCTCACCCTCGACGGGCTCGAACTCATCGGCATCCACTCCCACATCGGCTCGCAGATCTTCGACATGGCCGGCTTCGAGGTCTCCGCCCGCCGCGTGGTGCAGCTGCTGGCCGAGGTGCGCGACGAGCACGGCATCGAACTGCCCGAGATCGACCTCGGCGGCGGCCTCGGCATCGCGTACACCTCCGACGACGACCCGCGCGAACCGCACGAGATCGCCAAGGCGCTCGGCGACATCGTGACCCGCGAGTGCGAGGCCAACGGTCTCGCCACCCCGCGGATCTCCGTCGAGCCCGGCCGCGCCATCGTCGGGCCCACGGCCTTCACGCTGTACGAGGTCGGCACCATCAAGCCCCTGGAGGGTCTGCGTACGTACGTCAGCGTCGACGGCGGGATGTCGGACAACATCCGCACCGCGCTGTACGACGCCGAGTACAGCGTCTCCCTCGTCTCGCGCACCTCGGACGCCGAGCCGATGCTCGTGCGGGTCGTCGGCAAGCACTGCGAGAGCGGTGACATCGTGGTCAAGGACGCGTTCCTGCCGTCCGACCTGGCTCCCGGCGACCTGATCGCGGTCCCCGCGACCGGCGCGTACTGCCGCTCCATGGCGAGCAACTACAACCACGCCCTGCGCCCGCCCGTCGTCGCCGTGCGCGACGGACAGGCACGAGTCATCGTCCGGCGCGAAACGGAGGAAGATCTTCTGCGTCTCGACGTGGGCTGA
- a CDS encoding homoserine dehydrogenase, translating to MMRTRPLKVALLGCGVVGSEVARIMTTHADDLAARIGAPVELAGVAVRRPSKVREGIDPALITTDATALVKRGDIDVVIEVIGGIEPARTLITTAFEHGASVVSANKALLAEDGAALHAAAEQHGRDLYYEAAVAGAIPLVRPLRESLAGDKVNRVLGIVNGTTNFILDKMDTSGAGYSEALDEATALGYAEADPTADVEGFDAAAKAAILAGIAFHTRVRIGDVHREGITEVTAADIASARRMGCTVKLLAICERAADGQSVTARVHPAMIPLSHPLASVREAYNAVFVEAEAAGQLMFYGPGAGGAPTASAVLGDLVAVCRNKLNEAPGPGESAYTRLPVSPMGDVVTRYHISLDVADKPGVLAQVATVFAEQGVSIDTVRQKSRNSSSGDEAGIEQGGGEASLVVVTHRAPDAALSGTVEALRKLDTVRGVASIMRVEGE from the coding sequence ATGATGCGTACGCGTCCGCTGAAGGTGGCGCTGCTGGGCTGTGGAGTGGTCGGCTCAGAGGTGGCCCGCATCATGACGACGCACGCCGACGACCTCGCCGCGCGCATCGGCGCACCGGTGGAGCTCGCCGGTGTCGCCGTGCGCCGGCCCTCCAAGGTCCGCGAGGGCATCGACCCCGCGCTGATCACGACCGACGCGACGGCCCTGGTCAAACGGGGCGACATCGACGTCGTCATCGAGGTCATCGGGGGCATCGAGCCGGCCCGCACGCTCATCACCACCGCCTTCGAGCACGGCGCGAGCGTCGTCTCCGCCAACAAGGCACTGCTCGCCGAGGACGGCGCCGCCCTGCACGCCGCCGCCGAGCAGCACGGCCGGGACCTCTACTACGAGGCCGCCGTGGCCGGCGCCATTCCGCTCGTACGACCGCTGCGCGAGTCCCTCGCCGGCGACAAGGTCAACCGGGTCCTCGGCATCGTCAACGGCACCACGAACTTCATCCTCGACAAGATGGACACGAGTGGCGCCGGATACTCCGAGGCGCTCGACGAGGCCACCGCCCTCGGTTACGCCGAGGCGGACCCGACCGCCGACGTCGAGGGCTTCGACGCCGCCGCCAAGGCCGCGATCCTCGCCGGAATCGCCTTCCACACCCGGGTGAGGATCGGCGACGTGCACCGCGAGGGCATCACCGAGGTCACCGCCGCGGACATCGCCTCCGCCCGCCGCATGGGCTGCACCGTCAAGCTCCTCGCCATCTGCGAGCGGGCCGCCGACGGGCAGTCGGTCACGGCCCGCGTGCACCCCGCGATGATCCCGCTCAGCCACCCCCTGGCCTCCGTCCGCGAGGCGTACAACGCGGTGTTCGTCGAGGCCGAGGCCGCCGGGCAGTTGATGTTCTACGGCCCCGGCGCCGGTGGCGCACCGACCGCCTCCGCGGTCCTCGGCGACCTCGTCGCGGTCTGCCGCAACAAACTCAACGAGGCCCCCGGGCCCGGAGAGTCCGCGTACACGCGTCTGCCGGTGAGCCCCATGGGCGACGTCGTCACGCGGTACCACATCAGCCTCGACGTGGCCGACAAGCCTGGCGTACTCGCCCAGGTCGCGACGGTCTTCGCCGAGCAGGGCGTATCGATCGATACGGTCCGCCAGAAAAGCCGGAATTCGAGCAGCGGCGACGAGGCCGGCATCGAACAGGGCGGCGGCGAGGCCTCCCTCGTCGTCGTCACCCACCGCGCGCCCGACGCCGCCCTTTCCGGGACCGTCGAGGCGCTGCGCAAGCTCGACACCGTGCGCGGTGTCGCCAGCATCATGCGTGTTGAAGGGGAGTAA
- the thrC gene encoding threonine synthase — protein MTTKGTHQWRGIIEEYRDRLPVTSTTPVVTLREGSTPLVPAQVLSERTGCEVHLKVEGANPTGSFKDRGMTMAITRAKEEGAQAVICASTGNTSASAAAYAVRAGMVCAVLVPQGKIALGKMGQALVHGAKILQVDGNFDDCLTLARQLSDNYPVALVNSVNPVRIEGQKTAAFEIVDALGDAPDIHVLPVGNAGNITAYWKGYTEYAGDGLSTHKPRMWGFQASGSAPIVRGEIVKDPSTIATAIRIGNPASWQFALNARDESGGFIDEVTDRQILSAYRLLASQEGVFVEPASAASVAGLLKAAEEGKVDPGQKIVCTVTGNGLKDPDWAVAGAPQPVTVPVDAVTAAEKLGLA, from the coding sequence ATGACCACCAAGGGCACCCACCAGTGGCGCGGCATCATCGAGGAGTACCGGGACCGTCTTCCGGTCACGAGCACGACGCCCGTCGTCACGCTCCGTGAGGGCAGTACGCCGCTCGTTCCCGCTCAGGTCCTCTCCGAGCGCACGGGCTGCGAGGTGCACCTCAAGGTCGAGGGCGCCAACCCCACCGGGTCCTTCAAGGACCGCGGTATGACGATGGCCATCACCCGGGCCAAGGAGGAGGGTGCGCAGGCCGTCATCTGCGCCTCCACCGGCAACACCTCCGCCTCCGCCGCCGCGTACGCGGTACGGGCCGGAATGGTCTGCGCCGTCCTCGTGCCCCAGGGCAAGATCGCACTCGGCAAGATGGGCCAGGCGCTCGTCCACGGCGCCAAGATCCTCCAGGTCGACGGAAACTTCGACGACTGCCTGACGCTGGCCCGCCAGCTCTCGGACAACTACCCCGTGGCGCTGGTCAATTCGGTCAACCCGGTGCGTATCGAGGGCCAGAAGACCGCCGCCTTCGAGATCGTCGACGCGCTCGGCGACGCCCCGGACATCCATGTCCTCCCGGTCGGCAACGCGGGCAACATCACCGCGTACTGGAAGGGATACACGGAGTACGCCGGGGACGGCCTGTCCACGCACAAGCCGCGGATGTGGGGCTTCCAGGCCTCCGGCTCCGCTCCCATCGTGCGCGGCGAGATCGTCAAGGACCCCTCGACGATCGCCACCGCGATCCGGATCGGCAACCCGGCCTCCTGGCAGTTCGCGCTCAACGCGCGGGACGAGTCGGGCGGCTTCATCGACGAGGTGACGGACCGCCAGATCCTGTCGGCCTACCGACTGTTGGCCTCGCAGGAGGGCGTCTTCGTGGAGCCCGCGTCGGCCGCGTCCGTCGCCGGTCTGCTCAAGGCCGCCGAAGAGGGCAAGGTCGACCCCGGCCAGAAGATCGTCTGCACCGTCACCGGCAACGGTCTGAAGGACCCGGACTGGGCCGTCGCCGGCGCCCCCCAGCCGGTCACCGTCCCGGTCGACGCGGTCACCGCCGCCGAGAAGCTGGGCCTCGCGTAG
- the thrB gene encoding homoserine kinase, with amino-acid sequence MAGPAFRAAAVRVRVPATSANLGPGFDALGLSLGLYDDVVVRVADSGLHIDIAGEGADTLPRDEKHLLVRSLRTAFDLLGGQPRGLEIVCANRIPHGRGLGSSSAAICAGIVAARAVTTGGDARLDDAALLELATEIEGHPDNVAACLLGGFTLAWMDGGSARAIRMDPADSIVPVVFVPGKPVLTETARGLLPRTVPHVDAAFNAGRAALLVEALTRRPELLLTATEDRLHQEYRAPAMPQSVELVNRLRADGVPAVISGAGPTVLALAEDGAADKVARLAGEGWAANRLALDAQGASVLPLAP; translated from the coding sequence ATGGCCGGTCCCGCCTTCCGAGCCGCCGCCGTCCGGGTGCGCGTCCCCGCGACCAGCGCCAACCTGGGCCCGGGTTTCGACGCCCTCGGCCTGTCGCTGGGCCTCTACGACGACGTGGTCGTCCGGGTCGCCGACTCCGGGCTGCACATCGACATCGCCGGAGAGGGCGCGGACACGCTGCCCCGCGACGAGAAGCACCTGCTCGTACGCTCCCTGCGCACGGCCTTCGACCTGCTCGGCGGACAGCCCCGCGGGCTGGAGATCGTCTGCGCCAACCGCATTCCGCACGGCCGCGGCCTCGGCTCCTCCTCCGCCGCCATCTGCGCCGGCATCGTCGCCGCCCGCGCCGTGACGACCGGCGGTGACGCCCGGCTCGACGACGCGGCCCTGCTGGAGCTCGCCACCGAGATCGAGGGTCACCCCGACAACGTCGCGGCCTGCCTGCTGGGCGGATTCACGCTCGCGTGGATGGACGGCGGATCGGCCCGCGCCATCAGGATGGATCCCGCAGATTCCATCGTTCCGGTGGTTTTCGTTCCCGGCAAGCCGGTGCTCACCGAGACCGCCCGCGGACTGCTGCCGCGTACCGTCCCGCACGTCGACGCCGCCTTCAACGCCGGCCGCGCCGCGCTGCTCGTCGAGGCCCTGACCAGGCGCCCCGAGCTGCTGCTCACGGCCACCGAGGACCGGCTGCACCAGGAGTACCGCGCACCGGCGATGCCGCAGAGCGTGGAACTCGTCAACCGGCTGCGCGCCGACGGCGTACCCGCGGTGATCTCCGGTGCCGGGCCGACCGTGCTGGCGCTGGCCGAGGACGGTGCGGCCGACAAGGTCGCACGGCTGGCGGGCGAGGGATGGGCGGCCAACCGGCTCGCTCTCGACGCCCAGGGTGCGAGCGTGCTGCCGCTCGCGCCTTAG
- the rho gene encoding transcription termination factor Rho translates to MSDTTDLMGVTADKSVDSAAPAEGAATGTTARRRRSGTGLDGMVLAELQQVASGLGIKGTARMRKSQLIEVIKETQAGGSSAPKAKAAAAPAEEAETKPKRRATSKARTGAGDETPAAAPAEKATAQQQIDIPGQPASDDQPTGERRRRRATAQAGSPDTKAQAKDRTQDEPKHEAPAEDRSESKAEAAADNAEGRRGDRQDRGQRGERGERGERRERQRDRRGKGDEQGGGQGGQRQRQGGQGGQGGGQGQNQGQQGGGGPQDDFDDEGGRRGRRGRYRDRRGRRGRDDFASDAPPVTDDDVLIPVAGILDILDNYAFIRTSGYLPGPNDVYVSLAQVRKNGLRKGDHVTGAVRQPKDGERREKFNALVRLDSVNGMAPETGRGRPEFQKLTPLYPQDRLRLETDSNILTTRIIDLVAPIGKGQRGLIVAPPKTGKTMILQAIANAITVNSPECHLMVVLVDERPEEVTDMQRSVKGEVISSTFDRPAEDHTTVAELAIERAKRLVELGHDVVVLLDSITRLGRAYNLAAPASGRILSGGVDSTALYPPKRFFGAARNIEDGGSLTILATALVETGSRMDEVIFEEFKGTGNMELKLDRKLSDKRIFPAVDVDASSTRKEEILLGSDELAIVWKLRRVLHALDQQQAIELLLDRMKKTQSNAEFLLQIQKTTPAPGNND, encoded by the coding sequence GTGAGCGACACCACCGATCTGATGGGCGTGACTGCCGACAAGAGCGTCGACAGTGCCGCGCCTGCCGAAGGTGCTGCCACTGGCACCACCGCACGGCGCCGCCGCTCCGGCACCGGCCTTGACGGCATGGTCCTGGCCGAGCTGCAGCAGGTCGCGTCCGGCCTCGGGATCAAGGGCACTGCGCGGATGCGCAAGAGCCAGCTGATCGAGGTCATCAAGGAGACCCAGGCCGGCGGCTCCTCCGCGCCCAAGGCCAAGGCCGCCGCGGCCCCCGCCGAAGAGGCGGAGACCAAGCCGAAGCGCCGGGCCACCTCCAAGGCGCGCACCGGCGCCGGGGACGAGACCCCGGCCGCCGCACCCGCCGAGAAGGCCACCGCCCAGCAGCAGATCGACATCCCCGGTCAGCCGGCCAGTGACGACCAGCCCACGGGCGAGCGTCGTCGGCGGCGTGCGACCGCGCAGGCGGGCAGCCCGGACACCAAGGCGCAGGCCAAGGACCGCACGCAGGACGAGCCGAAGCACGAGGCCCCTGCCGAGGACCGTTCCGAGTCCAAGGCCGAAGCCGCCGCGGACAACGCCGAAGGCCGTCGTGGCGACCGCCAGGACCGCGGCCAGCGCGGTGAGCGGGGCGAACGCGGCGAGCGCCGTGAGCGTCAGCGCGACCGTCGCGGCAAGGGCGACGAACAGGGCGGCGGCCAGGGCGGCCAGCGTCAGCGTCAGGGCGGCCAGGGCGGTCAGGGCGGCGGCCAGGGCCAGAACCAGGGCCAGCAGGGCGGCGGCGGACCGCAGGACGACTTCGACGACGAGGGCGGCCGTCGTGGCCGCCGGGGCCGCTACCGCGACCGCCGCGGCCGTCGTGGCCGCGACGACTTCGCGAGCGACGCACCGCCGGTCACCGACGACGACGTCCTGATCCCCGTCGCGGGCATCCTGGACATCCTCGACAACTACGCGTTCATCCGGACCTCCGGCTACCTGCCGGGCCCGAACGACGTGTACGTCTCGCTCGCCCAGGTCCGCAAGAACGGCCTGCGCAAGGGTGACCACGTCACCGGTGCCGTGCGCCAGCCCAAGGACGGCGAGCGCCGCGAGAAGTTCAACGCGCTGGTCCGCCTCGACTCGGTCAACGGCATGGCGCCCGAAACCGGCCGCGGCCGCCCGGAGTTCCAGAAGCTGACGCCGCTCTACCCGCAGGACCGGCTCCGTCTGGAGACCGACTCCAACATCCTGACGACGCGGATCATCGACCTGGTCGCGCCCATCGGCAAGGGCCAGCGAGGCCTGATCGTGGCCCCGCCGAAGACCGGTAAGACCATGATCCTCCAGGCGATCGCCAACGCGATCACGGTCAACAGCCCCGAGTGCCACCTGATGGTCGTCCTGGTCGACGAGCGTCCGGAAGAGGTCACCGACATGCAGCGGTCGGTGAAGGGCGAGGTCATCTCCTCGACCTTCGACCGTCCGGCCGAGGACCACACCACCGTCGCCGAGCTGGCCATCGAGCGCGCCAAGCGTCTCGTCGAGCTGGGCCACGACGTGGTCGTCCTGCTGGACTCGATCACCCGTCTGGGACGCGCGTACAACCTCGCCGCCCCGGCCTCCGGACGCATCCTGTCCGGTGGTGTCGACTCGACCGCGCTCTACCCGCCGAAGCGCTTCTTCGGTGCGGCGCGCAACATCGAGGACGGCGGCTCGCTGACCATCCTGGCCACCGCGCTCGTCGAGACCGGCTCGCGCATGGACGAGGTGATCTTCGAGGAGTTCAAGGGCACCGGCAACATGGAGCTCAAGCTCGACCGCAAGCTCTCCGACAAGCGCATCTTCCCGGCGGTGGACGTCGACGCGTCCAGCACCCGTAAGGAAGAAATCCTGCTCGGCAGTGACGAGTTGGCGATTGTCTGGAAGCTGCGCCGGGTGCTCCACGCGCTGGACCAGCAGCAGGCGATCGAGCTCCTCCTGGACCGGATGAAGAAGACCCAGTCCAACGCGGAGTTCCTGCTCCAGATCCAGAAGACGACGCCGGCCCCGGGCAACAACGACTAG
- a CDS encoding LCP family protein — protein MSDQSGSSSRIRATGKRRRKPSRRRRATVIAAWSLAGLVVVGGSGLGYAYFHLNGNLKAVDINNALGKDRPDNVDNGSEDILVLGSDSRSGANAQYGEDQGGARSDTAMVVHVNKGHRTASVVSIPRDTLVTRPECTGDESGQAVAGEQRAMFNTAYEVGGPACAVKTVESMSGIRMDHYIEVDFTGFKHLIDKLGGVEITTKQAINDSKSHLNLEPGTHTLDGEQSLGLVRTRKSVGDGSDLGRIQLQQAFIKALMKQAKSVGILNGTKLYGIADTATKAITTDSDLGSVKELASFASGLKGLGSDDVHMVTLPVEYDPADPNRVIPQEEAGKQVWQALLNDRPIPASATEKSAGDKGDAGQIVQ, from the coding sequence ATGAGCGACCAGAGCGGGAGCAGCAGCCGAATACGGGCCACCGGCAAGCGCCGGAGGAAGCCGTCCCGCCGCCGCAGGGCGACCGTCATAGCCGCGTGGAGCCTGGCCGGCCTCGTCGTCGTCGGCGGATCCGGTCTCGGCTACGCCTACTTCCACCTCAACGGCAATCTCAAGGCCGTCGACATCAACAACGCGCTGGGCAAGGACCGCCCCGACAACGTCGACAACGGCTCCGAGGACATCCTCGTGCTCGGTTCGGACTCCCGTTCCGGCGCCAACGCGCAGTACGGCGAGGACCAGGGCGGCGCCCGCTCGGACACCGCGATGGTCGTGCACGTCAACAAGGGCCACAGGACGGCGAGCGTCGTCTCCATCCCGCGCGACACCCTCGTCACCCGGCCCGAGTGCACCGGCGACGAGAGCGGACAGGCCGTCGCCGGGGAGCAGCGGGCGATGTTCAACACGGCGTACGAGGTCGGCGGACCGGCCTGCGCGGTCAAAACCGTCGAGTCGATGTCCGGGATCCGCATGGACCACTACATCGAGGTGGACTTCACCGGCTTCAAGCACCTGATCGACAAGCTCGGCGGCGTCGAGATCACCACCAAGCAGGCGATCAACGACTCCAAGAGCCATCTGAACCTCGAACCCGGCACCCACACGCTCGACGGCGAACAGTCGCTCGGCCTCGTCCGCACCCGCAAGAGCGTCGGCGACGGCAGCGACCTCGGCCGCATCCAGCTCCAGCAGGCGTTCATCAAGGCGCTGATGAAACAGGCCAAGAGCGTGGGCATCCTCAACGGCACCAAGCTGTACGGCATCGCGGACACCGCGACCAAGGCCATCACCACCGACTCCGACCTCGGCTCGGTCAAGGAACTCGCGTCCTTCGCGAGCGGCCTCAAGGGGCTCGGCTCGGACGACGTCCACATGGTGACCCTGCCCGTCGAGTACGACCCGGCCGACCCGAACCGCGTCATCCCGCAGGAGGAGGCCGGCAAGCAGGTGTGGCAGGCGCTCCTCAACGACCGGCCGATCCCCGCCTCCGCCACCGAGAAGTCGGCGGGCGACAAGGGCGACGCGGGGCAGATCGTGCAGTGA
- the rpmE gene encoding 50S ribosomal protein L31 translates to MKRDIHPQYVETQVSCTCGASFTTRSTLDNGAIRADVCSECHPFYTGKQKILDTGGRVARFEARFGKAAGSASK, encoded by the coding sequence TTGAAGCGCGACATTCACCCCCAGTACGTCGAGACGCAGGTCAGCTGCACCTGTGGCGCGTCGTTCACCACCCGGTCGACCCTGGACAACGGCGCCATCCGTGCCGACGTCTGCTCCGAGTGCCACCCGTTCTACACGGGCAAGCAGAAGATCCTCGACACCGGTGGCCGCGTGGCCCGCTTCGAGGCCCGCTTCGGCAAGGCCGCCGGCTCCGCCAGCAAGTAG